The following proteins come from a genomic window of Iamia sp. SCSIO 61187:
- a CDS encoding RidA family protein → MTVELINPPGIPEPMGYAQVGVATGSRTVYVSGQVARTADGSPVAPGDLAGQVEQAYANLIAALAGAGASYADVAKVTAYVVDLTEEKLGPFVEGAMRVAEAHGIDPTRPMTMIGVAALAEPDLLVEIEAVAVLD, encoded by the coding sequence ATGACCGTCGAGCTGATCAACCCGCCCGGGATCCCGGAGCCGATGGGCTACGCCCAGGTGGGCGTGGCCACCGGATCGCGCACCGTCTACGTCTCGGGCCAGGTCGCCCGCACCGCCGACGGGTCCCCCGTGGCCCCGGGGGACCTGGCCGGTCAGGTCGAGCAGGCCTACGCCAACCTCATCGCCGCCCTCGCCGGGGCCGGGGCCTCCTACGCCGACGTGGCCAAGGTGACCGCCTACGTCGTCGACCTCACCGAGGAGAAGCTGGGCCCGTTCGTCGAGGGCGCCATGCGCGTCGCCGAGGCACACGGCATCGACCCCACCAGGCCTATGACGATGATCGGCGTGGCCGCTCTGGCCGAGCCCGACCTGCTGGTCGAGATCGAGGCCGTCGCTGTCCTCGACTGA
- a CDS encoding HNH endonuclease signature motif containing protein, translated as MFEALATTISDLDIPVDGDALDEALFLRDRLDAKLCEAVGRFEATNEYDTADGCPTMATWLRVKGRMTNSDAQRLASTARRLSHLPTLMGAWLSGEVSGGHIAAVVANLNDRTAPLFQAGEDDLVPMLAGLDVTEAVVAMKSWAAHAKETLDDGHEGEPDPDRSAHLSPTLKGGRLDANLEPEAFHAAQAALRLAMGNKTDDDERTPAQRRHDALTEIFTHFLDHQSDHKGGRHRPHVNITIGLEELTSGRGQGCFDDGTPITADVARRLACDANIHRVITKADGTVLDYGRSTRTIPAPLFQALCIRDKGCRFPGCDRPAHRTDGHHVAEWIAHRGPTNLRNLVLLCRYHHGVVHRPGWAIELRPDATVIITTPAGRNRRSQPVDRRALAA; from the coding sequence ATGTTCGAGGCGCTCGCCACCACCATCTCCGACCTGGACATCCCGGTCGATGGCGACGCCCTCGACGAGGCGCTGTTCCTGCGTGATCGCCTCGACGCCAAGCTCTGCGAGGCCGTCGGGCGGTTCGAGGCCACCAACGAGTACGACACCGCCGATGGGTGCCCGACCATGGCCACCTGGTTGCGGGTCAAGGGGCGGATGACCAACAGCGACGCCCAACGCCTGGCCAGCACCGCCCGACGCCTCAGCCACCTCCCCACCCTGATGGGCGCATGGCTGTCGGGTGAGGTGTCCGGGGGTCACATCGCCGCGGTGGTGGCCAACCTCAACGACCGCACCGCCCCGCTGTTCCAAGCCGGCGAGGACGACCTCGTCCCCATGCTCGCCGGCCTCGACGTGACCGAGGCGGTGGTGGCCATGAAGTCCTGGGCCGCCCACGCCAAGGAGACCCTCGACGACGGCCACGAGGGCGAGCCCGACCCGGACCGCTCCGCCCACCTCTCACCCACCCTCAAAGGTGGGCGGTTGGACGCGAACCTCGAGCCCGAGGCCTTCCACGCCGCCCAGGCCGCCCTCCGGTTGGCCATGGGCAACAAGACAGACGATGACGAGCGGACACCCGCCCAACGGCGTCACGACGCCCTGACCGAGATCTTCACCCACTTCCTCGACCACCAGTCCGACCACAAGGGCGGACGGCACCGCCCGCATGTGAACATCACCATCGGCCTCGAGGAGCTCACCTCAGGTCGCGGGCAGGGGTGCTTCGACGACGGCACACCGATCACCGCCGACGTCGCCCGGCGGCTGGCGTGTGATGCGAACATCCACCGGGTCATCACCAAGGCGGATGGCACCGTGTTGGACTACGGACGGTCCACGCGGACGATCCCGGCGCCGTTGTTCCAGGCGCTGTGCATCCGCGACAAGGGGTGCCGGTTCCCCGGCTGTGACCGACCTGCCCATCGGACCGACGGCCACCACGTCGCCGAGTGGATCGCCCACCGAGGACCGACGAACCTGCGGAACCTGGTGCTGTTGTGCCGGTACCACCACGGCGTCGTCCACCGCCCCGGCTGGGCCATCGAGCTCCGACCCGACGCCACCGTCATCATCACCACCCCCGCCGGGCGGAATCGACGATCCCAGCCCGTCGACCGACGGGCCCTCGCCGCCTGA
- a CDS encoding amidase, with protein sequence MADTPWQGDACSLVDAFRAGDRSPAEELEASLAAIEASDLRCFSFLDPERARQAAADADVALPFGGVPTGIKELEQVEGWPDTGASLVFADRVATHTMHSTQRLLTDGGVVPVGLTTASEFGGLNVSVTKLNGVTHNPWRHGRTVGGSSGGAAASVAGGLVSLSTGGDGGGSIRIPAGYTGLLGMKGTFGRTTRGPHAMSRPNTVVNGSLSRSVRDAARFLDVVSGPDPYDPTSLPKTGSYEAGLGTFDLSGLRVAVVPDLGGVTLEPGVEDRVRSEAELLVRENGMTMVDLDVRPPNLAAQWMMGNLSTLLAELGDRWPGCADDLTDEVAFGLYLSQSLYNLHTAAAAEDLRVQSYVAMAEAFGEVDLIIAATNPGPAFAADAATSNPQEDLIDMATSSKAFRYAFRGALLGTRLTSAFAPRLPAALLAHFSARFPDMVNMGALTIISNIYGNPAVSIPAGTIDGLPVGMQVLARHHADDLLFDVALAVERARPWPMVAPGVAAPAPA encoded by the coding sequence GTGGCCGACACTCCCTGGCAGGGCGATGCGTGCTCCCTGGTCGATGCGTTCCGGGCCGGCGACCGGTCCCCGGCCGAGGAGCTCGAGGCGAGCCTGGCCGCCATCGAGGCGTCCGACCTGAGGTGCTTCTCCTTCCTCGACCCGGAGCGGGCCCGGCAGGCCGCGGCCGACGCCGACGTGGCGCTCCCCTTCGGCGGGGTCCCGACCGGGATCAAGGAGCTCGAGCAGGTCGAGGGCTGGCCCGACACCGGCGCCTCCCTCGTCTTCGCTGACCGCGTCGCCACCCACACCATGCACAGCACCCAGCGGCTGCTCACCGACGGCGGCGTCGTGCCCGTGGGGCTGACGACCGCCAGCGAGTTCGGCGGGCTCAACGTCAGCGTCACCAAGCTGAACGGGGTCACCCACAACCCGTGGCGGCACGGGCGCACCGTGGGCGGATCCTCGGGCGGGGCGGCCGCCTCGGTGGCGGGCGGGCTCGTCAGCCTGAGCACCGGCGGCGACGGCGGCGGGTCCATCCGCATCCCCGCCGGCTACACCGGCCTGCTGGGCATGAAGGGCACCTTCGGGCGCACCACCCGCGGCCCCCACGCCATGAGCCGGCCCAACACGGTCGTGAACGGCAGCCTGTCCCGGTCGGTGCGCGACGCCGCCCGGTTCCTCGACGTCGTGAGCGGCCCCGACCCCTACGACCCGACCTCGCTGCCCAAGACCGGGAGCTACGAGGCCGGGCTCGGCACCTTCGACCTGAGCGGGCTGCGCGTCGCCGTGGTGCCCGACCTCGGCGGCGTCACGCTCGAGCCCGGCGTCGAGGACCGCGTCCGCAGCGAGGCCGAGCTCCTCGTCCGCGAGAACGGGATGACGATGGTCGACCTCGACGTCCGACCACCGAACCTCGCCGCCCAGTGGATGATGGGCAACCTCTCCACCCTCCTGGCCGAGCTCGGCGACCGCTGGCCCGGGTGCGCCGACGACCTCACCGACGAGGTGGCCTTCGGCCTGTACCTCTCGCAGTCGCTCTACAACCTCCACACCGCGGCGGCCGCCGAGGACCTGCGGGTGCAGTCCTACGTGGCCATGGCCGAGGCCTTCGGCGAGGTGGACCTGATCATCGCGGCCACCAACCCGGGGCCCGCCTTCGCCGCCGATGCCGCCACCAGCAACCCGCAGGAGGACCTGATCGACATGGCGACGTCGAGCAAGGCGTTCCGGTACGCGTTCCGGGGCGCCCTGCTCGGCACCCGCCTGACCAGCGCCTTCGCTCCGCGGCTGCCCGCCGCCCTGCTGGCCCACTTCAGCGCCCGGTTCCCCGACATGGTGAACATGGGGGCGCTCACGATCATCTCGAACATCTACGGCAACCCGGCCGTGTCCATCCCGGCCGGGACCATCGACGGCCTGCCCGTCGGCATGCAGGTCCTGGCCCGCCACCACGCCGACGACCTGCTGTTCGACGTGGCCCTCGCCGTCGAGCGCGCCCGCCCCTGGCCGATGGTCGCCCCGGGCGTGGCCGCCCCCGCCCCCGCCTGA
- a CDS encoding 2,4'-dihydroxyacetophenone dioxygenase family protein yields the protein MSTLATPTTEAVHRGRDDLPFVEIGGGNKLKVIQVDAGLGLWIVENIFQPGYTVQTHRHTGPVYAYTTSGAWHYQEYDDVNRAGSFLYEPAGSVHTLECLEPDTQVWFQMYGSNLNLDADGNVESVFDGPGTLEAYLALAEAEGFGRPPVLVA from the coding sequence ATGAGCACGCTGGCCACGCCCACGACCGAGGCGGTGCACCGGGGGAGGGACGACCTGCCGTTCGTCGAGATCGGCGGGGGGAACAAGCTCAAGGTCATCCAGGTCGACGCCGGCCTCGGCCTGTGGATCGTCGAGAACATCTTCCAGCCCGGCTACACGGTGCAGACCCACCGCCACACCGGCCCCGTCTACGCCTACACGACCTCGGGCGCCTGGCACTACCAGGAGTACGACGACGTGAACCGGGCCGGGTCGTTCCTCTACGAGCCGGCCGGGTCGGTCCACACCCTCGAGTGCCTCGAGCCCGACACCCAGGTGTGGTTCCAGATGTACGGGTCGAACCTCAACCTCGACGCCGACGGCAACGTCGAGAGCGTGTTCGACGGCCCGGGCACGCTCGAGGCCTACCTGGCGCTGGCCGAGGCCGAGGGCTTCGGCCGCCCGCCGGTGCTGGTGGCATGA
- a CDS encoding ATP-binding cassette domain-containing protein, translating into MPAPPAIEAVGLTKRFGAHPALAGVDLAVAPGSVCGLLGPNGAGKTTVVRILTTLLRPDGGVARVAGHDVVRHPGAVRAAIGVVGQSTSVDEVLTGRQNLELFGRLAHLGAAAARDRAVALLDRFGLADAADRAVSGYSGGMRRRLDLAASLILAPAVLFLDEPTTGLDPAARAEVWDGIRALVAEGTTLLLTTQYLEEADQLADRICVLGDGRVVAEGTPSELKSRLGGDRVEVEVADAADVAAVARVLATVVGPPDVDEGRGRVSTPATDRVAALTAVVRALDEAGLVAEDIALRRPTLDEVFLHLTGRRPSAETETEPGAAREEVPA; encoded by the coding sequence ATGCCCGCTCCCCCCGCCATCGAGGCCGTCGGCCTCACCAAGCGCTTCGGCGCCCACCCGGCGCTCGCCGGGGTCGACCTGGCCGTGGCGCCCGGCTCCGTCTGCGGCCTGCTCGGCCCCAACGGCGCCGGCAAGACCACCGTCGTCCGCATCCTCACGACCCTGCTCCGGCCCGACGGAGGCGTCGCCCGGGTGGCGGGCCACGACGTCGTGCGCCACCCGGGGGCGGTGCGGGCCGCGATCGGCGTGGTCGGCCAGTCGACGTCCGTCGACGAGGTGCTGACCGGCCGCCAGAACCTGGAGCTGTTCGGCCGCCTGGCGCACCTCGGTGCGGCGGCGGCCCGCGATCGGGCCGTCGCCCTGCTCGACCGGTTCGGGCTGGCCGACGCCGCCGACCGGGCCGTGAGCGGGTACTCGGGTGGGATGCGCCGCCGGCTGGACCTGGCCGCCAGCCTCATCCTGGCCCCGGCCGTGCTGTTCCTCGACGAGCCGACGACCGGTCTCGACCCGGCGGCCCGGGCCGAGGTGTGGGACGGCATCCGAGCCCTGGTCGCCGAGGGCACGACCCTGCTGCTCACCACCCAGTACCTGGAGGAGGCCGACCAGCTGGCCGACCGCATCTGCGTCCTGGGCGACGGTCGGGTCGTGGCCGAGGGGACTCCGTCGGAGCTCAAGTCCCGCCTGGGCGGCGACCGGGTCGAGGTCGAGGTGGCCGACGCCGCCGACGTGGCCGCCGTCGCTCGCGTGCTCGCCACGGTGGTCGGCCCGCCCGACGTCGACGAGGGTCGGGGTCGGGTCAGCACCCCGGCCACCGACCGGGTCGCGGCCCTCACCGCGGTCGTCCGGGCCCTCGACGAGGCCGGCCTCGTCGCCGAGGACATCGCCCTGCGTCGCCCGACCCTCGACGAGGTGTTCCTCCACCTCACCGGGCGGCGCCCGTCGGCCGAGACCGAGACCGAACCCGGTGCCGCGCGCGAGGAGGTGCCGGCATGA
- a CDS encoding triacylglycerol lipase, whose product MAAPSPSVAPRRTLVALLTAAALVLCLAVGSPPASAAGGVRTRPVLLIHGYSLSNDTSCSGTFDRMISQMRAEGFTGPFVRVGYYSGNTGCDVNLRSWGNVGNSSSWKTIAKAFSQYIYSTYTARGIAVDVVGYSMGGNVARGAVYGSSIRESGFSAPIRVEDVVTLGSPHNGAAWYSNLCLWGQCSSLKPGSSDIAWLNRNGNPQGVGGTDFTVIGSNGDWVVSASSATYMSVPSARKVVYASVPHTGGSNYMGNTAVVTRAGDALALLGV is encoded by the coding sequence ATGGCTGCGCCGTCCCCCTCTGTCGCCCCCCGCCGCACACTCGTCGCCCTGCTCACCGCAGCGGCGCTGGTGCTCTGCCTCGCCGTCGGCTCGCCGCCGGCCTCGGCCGCGGGAGGGGTGCGCACCCGGCCGGTCCTGCTCATCCACGGCTACAGCCTCAGCAACGACACCAGCTGCTCGGGCACCTTCGACCGGATGATCTCCCAGATGCGGGCCGAGGGCTTCACCGGCCCGTTCGTCCGGGTCGGCTACTACAGCGGCAACACGGGCTGCGACGTCAACCTGCGGTCGTGGGGGAACGTCGGGAACTCGTCGTCGTGGAAGACGATCGCCAAGGCCTTCTCCCAGTACATCTACAGCACCTACACGGCCCGGGGCATCGCCGTCGACGTCGTCGGCTACTCGATGGGCGGCAACGTCGCCCGGGGAGCGGTGTACGGCTCGTCGATCCGGGAGTCGGGCTTCTCGGCCCCGATCCGGGTCGAGGACGTGGTGACGCTGGGCTCCCCGCACAACGGCGCGGCCTGGTACTCCAACCTCTGCCTCTGGGGCCAGTGCTCGTCGCTGAAGCCGGGCTCGTCGGACATCGCCTGGCTGAACCGGAACGGCAACCCGCAGGGCGTGGGCGGCACCGACTTCACCGTCATCGGGTCGAACGGTGACTGGGTCGTCTCGGCGTCGTCGGCCACCTACATGTCCGTGCCGTCGGCCCGGAAGGTCGTCTACGCCAGCGTCCCCCACACCGGCGGCTCCAACTACATGGGGAACACCGCGGTCGTGACCCGGGCCGGCGACGCCCTGGCGCTGCTGGGGGTCTAG
- a CDS encoding cytochrome P450, with product MSVGSTTGLRLADPATFAAGVPHAAIDALRAESPVAWQDMPDDQSGFWAVLTHADVVTVAREPVLFSATRGGVVLEDLPEDSLEMMRGMLLAMDPPRHLTYRKPLADSFKAKVIAGMEDQIRALTRSVLADAAARSADGGEVDFVHDVAAHIPTQVMGRLMGLPEEDWALLHTLAERQTSGQDPDVVGEVDHSASIEMAMYAIGFAAERRTQAPREDLTTLILDGDFGGQTMSDVDFGSFFVQLVTAGNDTTQTMLSSGLLALLAHPEQLDALRADPSRVAGAVEEILRWANPLHYFRRTATEDTVLGGQAIAAGDKVAMYYTAANRDPAVFADPHAFDITRSPNPHLSFGIAEHFCLGVHLARLEGRIFFEELLAAFPSIEQTGDPVRLRSNLNSSYKRVPVRLS from the coding sequence ATGAGCGTCGGGTCCACGACGGGCCTGCGCCTGGCCGACCCGGCCACCTTCGCCGCCGGGGTCCCCCACGCCGCCATCGACGCTCTGCGGGCGGAGAGCCCGGTCGCATGGCAGGACATGCCCGACGACCAGTCGGGGTTCTGGGCGGTGCTCACCCACGCCGACGTGGTGACGGTGGCCCGCGAGCCCGTGCTGTTCTCGGCCACGAGGGGCGGCGTGGTCCTCGAGGACCTGCCCGAGGACTCGCTCGAGATGATGCGCGGGATGTTGCTGGCCATGGACCCGCCCCGGCACCTGACGTACCGCAAGCCGCTGGCCGACAGCTTCAAGGCCAAGGTCATCGCCGGCATGGAGGACCAGATCCGCGCCCTCACCCGGTCCGTGCTGGCCGACGCCGCGGCGAGGTCGGCCGACGGGGGTGAGGTGGACTTCGTCCACGACGTCGCCGCCCACATCCCGACCCAGGTGATGGGCCGGCTCATGGGCCTCCCCGAGGAGGACTGGGCCCTGCTCCACACCCTCGCCGAGCGCCAGACGTCGGGTCAGGACCCCGACGTCGTCGGCGAGGTCGACCACAGCGCCTCGATCGAGATGGCCATGTACGCCATCGGGTTCGCGGCCGAGCGCCGCACCCAGGCGCCCCGCGAGGACCTCACGACCCTGATCCTCGACGGCGACTTCGGCGGGCAGACCATGAGCGACGTCGACTTCGGGTCGTTCTTCGTGCAGCTCGTCACCGCCGGCAACGACACGACCCAGACGATGCTCAGCTCCGGCCTCCTCGCCCTGCTCGCCCACCCGGAGCAGCTCGACGCCCTGCGGGCCGACCCGTCCCGGGTCGCCGGGGCGGTCGAGGAGATTCTGCGCTGGGCCAACCCCCTCCACTACTTCCGGCGCACGGCCACCGAGGACACCGTGCTCGGCGGGCAGGCGATCGCCGCCGGCGACAAGGTGGCGATGTACTACACGGCTGCCAACCGGGACCCGGCCGTGTTCGCCGACCCGCACGCCTTCGACATCACCCGGTCGCCCAACCCGCACCTGAGCTTCGGCATCGCCGAGCACTTCTGCCTCGGGGTGCACCTGGCCCGGCTCGAGGGCCGCATCTTCTTCGAGGAGCTGCTGGCCGCGTTCCCGTCGATCGAGCAGACCGGCGACCCGGTGCGGCTGCGGTCGAACCTCAACAGCTCGTACAAGCGCGTGCCGGTCCGGCTGTCGTGA
- a CDS encoding TetR/AcrR family transcriptional regulator, with the protein MADAPAPPGDAPGSAGAGPDAAPDDGDLSPAAARTRRGMEALWGLRTPPTRGPKQGLTVRTIAEAGVAIADEGGLDALSMRRVADRLGVGTMSLYTYIPGKAELVDAMLDLVYGEPSGPTAHPDGWRAALEAHARAEWDLYLRHPWVVHVTGQRPVLGPNELDRYERALQRVDGLGLTGREMAAVAALVGGYVAGVARQVADIRATPERTGLTDDEWWQARSAVLDEVWDAERWPVATRISTEDGFVPDGPTASYLENEALVDFEFGLQRVLDGIEVLVRSRAG; encoded by the coding sequence ATGGCCGACGCCCCCGCGCCCCCCGGAGACGCGCCCGGGAGCGCCGGGGCCGGGCCCGACGCGGCGCCCGACGACGGCGACCTGAGCCCGGCCGCGGCCCGGACCCGCCGAGGGATGGAGGCGCTGTGGGGGTTGCGGACCCCACCCACGCGCGGCCCCAAGCAGGGGCTCACGGTGCGGACGATCGCCGAGGCGGGGGTCGCCATCGCCGACGAGGGCGGGCTCGATGCGCTGTCGATGCGGCGGGTCGCCGACCGGCTCGGCGTCGGGACGATGTCGCTCTACACCTACATCCCCGGCAAGGCGGAGCTGGTCGACGCCATGCTCGACCTGGTCTACGGCGAGCCCTCGGGTCCGACCGCCCACCCCGACGGCTGGCGGGCCGCCCTCGAGGCCCACGCCCGCGCCGAGTGGGATCTGTACCTGCGCCACCCGTGGGTCGTCCACGTGACCGGCCAGCGGCCGGTCCTCGGACCCAACGAGCTCGACCGCTACGAGCGGGCGCTCCAGCGGGTCGACGGCCTCGGCCTGACCGGGCGCGAGATGGCCGCCGTCGCCGCCCTGGTCGGTGGCTACGTCGCCGGCGTCGCCCGCCAGGTCGCCGACATCCGCGCCACCCCCGAGCGCACCGGCCTCACCGACGACGAGTGGTGGCAGGCCCGCAGCGCGGTCCTCGACGAGGTGTGGGACGCCGAACGCTGGCCCGTCGCGACCCGCATCTCCACCGAGGACGGCTTCGTCCCCGACGGTCCCACCGCCTCGTACCTCGAGAACGAGGCCCTGGTCGACTTCGAGTTCGGCCTCCAGCGGGTCCTCGACGGCATCGAGGTGCTGGTGCGCTCCCGGGCGGGCTAG
- a CDS encoding DUF4214 domain-containing protein, with product MVGAAIAVTGFGIGASPASAAPEAYFSPVDGNIAVKGSPSEFSGVTIEGTYDAETGDLTARATFPKTTQIRENALPGTNAEVVIQVSQPEPGVGTVSETGDVVLDAVFQMVIESVTLVNQGTGARTPLPLGPTPDSCRFHPIEVGLTGTATGAEGGPLTVSVSDDSFVIPEPANPATDCGPLGSLIYPNVSGPAEGEDPNSADLSFVLSSAQAQVEAIYQAVLGRSAEPDGLAYWAGRIQAGTSPTRVAMTIARSREGWALAVGDSYRIALDREADEDGIDWWTDALVRAQDQPFLIGRLLSSAEANRQAEDAFPEAASSNEAFVRNLYPTLFGRDADEGGVAFWTARLDAADNVAVARTSLAQRLYRNNETVSYAVDSASQAVCGTPASGEQASTLAEAFTTSNYHTRVLLAIAAITPCPVVEVVDE from the coding sequence GTGGTCGGGGCGGCCATCGCCGTGACCGGCTTCGGCATCGGCGCCTCGCCCGCCAGCGCCGCACCGGAGGCCTACTTCAGCCCCGTCGACGGCAACATCGCCGTCAAGGGCTCCCCGTCGGAGTTCAGCGGCGTGACCATCGAGGGCACCTACGACGCCGAGACCGGTGACCTCACCGCCCGGGCGACCTTCCCGAAGACGACCCAGATCCGGGAGAACGCCCTCCCGGGCACCAACGCCGAGGTGGTCATCCAGGTCAGCCAGCCCGAGCCCGGAGTCGGGACCGTCTCCGAGACAGGTGACGTCGTGCTCGACGCCGTCTTCCAGATGGTCATCGAGTCGGTGACGCTGGTGAACCAGGGGACCGGGGCGCGCACGCCGCTGCCCCTCGGCCCCACGCCCGACTCGTGCCGCTTCCACCCCATCGAGGTCGGCCTCACCGGCACCGCGACCGGTGCGGAGGGCGGCCCGCTGACCGTCTCGGTCTCCGACGACTCGTTCGTCATCCCCGAACCGGCCAACCCGGCCACCGACTGCGGCCCCCTCGGCTCGCTCATCTACCCGAACGTGTCCGGTCCGGCCGAGGGCGAGGATCCGAACTCGGCGGACCTCAGCTTCGTGCTCAGCTCCGCCCAGGCCCAGGTCGAGGCCATCTACCAGGCCGTCCTGGGCCGGTCGGCCGAGCCCGACGGCCTCGCCTACTGGGCCGGTCGCATCCAGGCCGGCACCTCGCCGACCCGGGTGGCGATGACCATCGCCCGGTCCCGTGAGGGCTGGGCCCTGGCCGTCGGTGACTCCTACCGGATCGCCCTCGACCGTGAGGCCGACGAGGATGGCATCGACTGGTGGACCGACGCCCTCGTGCGAGCCCAGGACCAGCCCTTCCTGATCGGGCGCCTCCTGTCCTCGGCCGAGGCGAACCGCCAGGCGGAGGACGCGTTCCCGGAGGCGGCGTCGAGCAACGAGGCCTTCGTGCGCAACCTGTACCCGACGCTGTTCGGCCGGGACGCCGACGAGGGCGGGGTCGCCTTCTGGACGGCCCGGCTCGACGCCGCGGACAACGTGGCCGTGGCCCGCACCAGCCTGGCCCAGCGGCTCTACCGCAACAACGAGACCGTGAGCTACGCGGTCGACAGCGCCAGCCAGGCGGTGTGCGGCACGCCCGCCTCCGGCGAGCAGGCCAGCACCCTGGCCGAGGCGTTCACCACGTCGAACTACCACACCCGGGTCCTGCTGGCGATCGCCGCCATCACCCCGTGCCCGGTCGTGGAGGTCGTCGACGAGTAG
- a CDS encoding NAD(P)/FAD-dependent oxidoreductase: MTRLRHAGLPITETDEEIAALLEDVSIPALLASMVHMTGDPSWIRDDPRPVGIYINEVQGFMSPEDQAVVRKRALAAICAYRDGGHRLPPPPGPDLVHEIMEAMVAGPVPPEYVPLLLEELELDGVDQRAVVPPALAASPAARAALPVVVIGAGMAGLLAGIRLGQAGVPYTIVEKNPRVGGTWHENTYPGCRVDVGNHFYCYSFQPDDEWTELFAQQPELQAYFERAAADHDVARHIRFDTEVEAATWSEDDGRWTVRVRTADGATDELDVAVVISAVGQLNRPKVPEIRGIETFGGLAMHSARWVPGTDLTGRRVAVVGTGASAFQIVPTIAPAAAHVTVFQRSAPWMFPNPIYHEPVRPGMTWAIRHLPFYGRWYRFLLFWPACDGGLEAMRIDPDYPHPDRAVSEINDAAREVFTQWMADQVGDDADLLAKVVPDYVCLGKRTLQDNGSWLGALTRDDVDLVTDAIDAVEPTGIRDVTGILHEVDVIVWATGFHANRYLWPMAITGRDGQDLRARWGDEPTALYGITVPGFPNLFCLYGPGTNLAHGGSIIFNAECQVRYVMGCLGLLAEAGPGAALEVTAEAHDAYDARLQDEMSRMIWSHPSIRNSWYRNESGRIRILSPWRMVDYWAWTKTPDPTHFTVTSGG, from the coding sequence GTGACGCGGCTCCGGCACGCGGGCCTCCCCATCACCGAGACCGACGAGGAGATCGCCGCCCTGCTCGAGGACGTCAGCATCCCGGCGCTGCTGGCCTCGATGGTGCACATGACGGGCGACCCGTCGTGGATCCGCGACGACCCGAGGCCGGTCGGCATCTACATCAACGAGGTCCAGGGGTTCATGAGCCCCGAGGACCAGGCGGTCGTCCGCAAGCGGGCCCTGGCCGCGATCTGCGCCTACCGCGACGGCGGTCACCGCCTGCCGCCCCCACCGGGCCCCGACCTGGTGCACGAGATCATGGAGGCGATGGTCGCCGGGCCCGTGCCCCCGGAGTACGTGCCCCTGCTGCTCGAGGAGCTCGAGCTCGACGGGGTCGACCAGCGGGCGGTCGTCCCGCCGGCTCTGGCCGCGTCGCCGGCGGCCCGGGCGGCGCTGCCCGTCGTCGTCATCGGGGCCGGGATGGCGGGCCTGCTGGCCGGGATCCGCCTGGGCCAGGCCGGCGTGCCGTACACGATCGTCGAGAAGAACCCGCGGGTCGGGGGCACCTGGCACGAGAACACCTACCCGGGCTGCCGGGTCGACGTCGGCAACCACTTCTACTGCTACTCGTTCCAGCCCGACGACGAGTGGACCGAGCTCTTCGCCCAGCAGCCCGAGCTCCAGGCGTACTTCGAGCGGGCCGCTGCCGACCACGACGTGGCCCGCCACATCCGCTTCGACACCGAGGTCGAGGCGGCCACCTGGTCCGAGGACGACGGTCGCTGGACCGTGCGGGTCCGCACCGCCGACGGCGCGACCGACGAGCTCGACGTCGCGGTCGTCATCAGCGCCGTGGGCCAGCTCAACCGGCCCAAGGTGCCCGAGATCCGCGGCATCGAGACCTTCGGCGGGCTGGCCATGCACTCGGCCCGGTGGGTGCCGGGCACCGACCTCACCGGTCGGCGGGTCGCCGTCGTGGGCACCGGGGCCAGCGCCTTCCAGATCGTCCCCACCATCGCCCCCGCCGCCGCCCACGTGACGGTGTTCCAGCGCTCGGCACCGTGGATGTTCCCCAACCCGATCTACCACGAGCCGGTGCGGCCGGGGATGACGTGGGCCATCCGCCACCTGCCGTTCTACGGGCGCTGGTACCGGTTCCTCCTGTTCTGGCCGGCGTGCGACGGCGGGCTCGAGGCCATGCGGATCGACCCCGACTACCCCCACCCGGACCGGGCCGTGAGCGAGATCAACGACGCCGCCCGCGAGGTCTTCACCCAGTGGATGGCCGACCAGGTCGGCGACGACGCCGACCTGCTGGCCAAGGTCGTGCCCGACTACGTCTGCCTCGGCAAGCGCACCCTGCAGGACAACGGGTCGTGGCTCGGCGCCCTCACCCGCGACGACGTCGACCTCGTCACCGACGCCATCGACGCCGTCGAGCCCACCGGCATCCGGGACGTCACCGGGATCCTCCACGAGGTCGACGTCATCGTGTGGGCCACCGGGTTCCACGCCAACCGCTACCTGTGGCCCATGGCGATCACCGGTCGCGACGGCCAGGACCTGCGGGCGCGGTGGGGCGACGAGCCGACCGCCCTGTACGGCATCACCGTGCCCGGCTTCCCCAACCTGTTCTGCCTCTACGGGCCGGGCACCAACCTGGCCCACGGCGGGTCGATCATCTTCAACGCCGAGTGCCAGGTGCGGTACGTGATGGGGTGCCTGGGGCTGCTGGCCGAGGCCGGTCCCGGCGCCGCTCTGGAGGTCACGGCCGAGGCCCACGACGCCTACGACGCCCGGCTCCAGGACGAGATGTCCCGGATGATCTGGTCGCACCCGAGCATCCGGAACAGCTGGTACCGCAACGAGAGCGGCCGCATCCGGATCCTCAGCCCGTGGCGCATGGTCGACTACTGGGCCTGGACCAAGACCCCCGACCCCACCCACTTCACCGTGACGTCCGGCGGTTGA